In Candidatus Thermoplasmatota archaeon, the sequence TTTACGAGAAGATGAAACAAAGTATAGCTCCAACCATTTATGGTTTGGAAACTGAGAAGGATGCATTGGTGTTGCAGTTGTTTGGTGGTCTTTCAAAAGAGATGCCTGATGGTACCCATATCCGTGGTGATATCCATATGTTGCTGGTTGGCGATCCAGGTACTGCAAAGTCCCAGATGTTAACGTATATGTCAAAAATCGCACCGCGAAGTGTGTATGCCTCAGGAAAAGCATCGTCAGCTGCAGGTCTTACCGCTGCTGCGGTCCGAGATGAATTCGGTGAAGGTCAATGGACGCTTGAAGCGGGAGCTCTTGTTCTCGCAGATATGGGTATTGCCTGCGTCGATGAAATCGATAAAATGGATGAAACAGATCGAAGTGCTCTCTATCAAGCGATGGAACAGCAAGAAATCTCTGTTGCAAAAGCAGGGATTAACGCCACGTTAAAATCGCGGTGCTCTCTTCTGGCAGCAGCAAACCCAAAATTGGGTCGTTTTGATGATTTCAGTCCAATCCATGAACAGATTAACATGCCGCCTGCGCTTCTTTCCCGTTTTGATCTGATTTTTTCAATTCTTGACAAACCAAACAGAAAACAAGATACAGAACTTGCAAGTCATATTCTTCGTTCACATAAAGCCGGAGAAATACGAGAAAACATTTTAAAAGCAAAAAAATCAAAATTTACAAAGGCAACTGAAAATGAAATGATGAAAATTGTTATGCCTGTTTTTGAACCAGAGTTTCTCCGGAAATATGTTGCTTACGCAAAACGCAATGTGTTTCCAGTGATGAGCGATGAAGCAATGGAGATCCTACAGAATTACTATGTGGACTTTCGAAGTTCCTCTGAAGGTTCTGTTCCGTTTACTCCACGTCAACTTGAAGCTTTTGTTCGTCTCTCTGAGGCAAGCGCACGGATTCGACTTAGTCAGGAAGTTACTGTGGAGGACGCAAAACGTGCGCTCTCGATTATTGATCAGTATCTCCGTCGCGTCGGTATGGATCGTGAAACCGGTAAATTTGACATTGACATTATTGCAACTGGTATCAGTCACAGTCAACAGGAACGCATGCGTTCTCTTATTGACATCATAAAACGATTAAGTATGGAATCACCTGAACAGAGTGCTGCAAAAAGTGATATTATTACAGAAGCAGAACTGCATGGTCTTGAATCTCGAAAAGTTGAAGAAGCGCTTGATCGATTGAAACGAAACGGTCAAATCTATGAACCAAAGCAGGGAAGATATCGGATAGCAGAATAAGAGACCGTCGACTTAAGTATTTTATGACGTGTTTCTTCTTCTGTTGATTTTAACTACAAGAATCTTTAAGTTGACATTCCCGCAGAATAATACGACAAAACTAAAAATACTATAACCTGTAAAAAGAAATCATAACTTTGGTGATAAAAGTTTTGCCACCGCTTTTTTGATATCATTTTTATTTTGAGGACCTGTTTCTGCGATAAGTACTTGAGTAAAATTTTCTTTAATGTCGTTCCAATTTAGAGTGGTTACCCCGAAATAAAGTTTTTTTGCTACATTGTCTTTTTTATGAATGTGCGGTGCCCATTTTCCATCGGTTGTATCGCAGTTGTCCATATGCAGCATGTAGCTTCGATGCATACCGTTTCGTTGGATGAGGTAGATTTCAAATTTCCGGTTAAAATATCGATACTTTTGATCTTTCTCATAATACCGGTATTCAAGTTCATAGTCTTTGTTTATAGGGATAACTCCTCGATTCACTGTGCATCACCACGGTGTATTGGGTGAATTCTGATTTTCTATTTAAAAATTTGGGAAAAATGAAAAATTTGATTTTCCTAGTTAATCCATGTAGTATTCAGGTGGATATGGTTCTGGTTTGAGTCCTTTTCGTTCTCGTATTGACTTAACAATATTTGCTTGGAGGTTTCGTGGTAATGGCTCAAAACCTTTGTTTTCAGTGTTCCACAGTACTCGCCCACCGGTTGCAGACCGTATTGCTGAAGCAAATCCAAACATTTCAGCAACAGGTGCTTGCGCCTCGATAGTAACCATATCTCCTTCAGTGGTCATATCCTTAACAACAGCTCGGCGGGTGTTAAGCTCTCGTGTCGCATCACCCATAAGTTCTTGAGGGGTGCTGATAAATACTTTTTGAATGGGTTCTAACAGTATTGGATCTGATATCGTAATAGCTCCGTAGATGGCATTGCGAGCTGCTGGTATAACTTGTGCAGGACCTCGATGAATTGCATCTTCATGGAGTTTTGCATCAACGAGTTTTACGAGCAATCCTTGGCATGGTTCTGCGGCAGTCGGTCCGTTTTTCATAACCTCATCAAACGCTTCTTTTATAAGTTCTCGTGTTTCAAAAAGATGTTGAATACCTTTTGTTACATCAGTAATAATATTTAATCCTTTTATTCCAAATACTCCTTTTGCGACTTCTTTATCAAGCCCGAGATCTTGGAGTTGTTTTGCTACTTCTTTTTTAAATTTTTTAACATTCTCAGGGATTTCATTGTTATAGATGGCTTTGACAACTGCTTCTGGGAGCGGTTCTACTTCAATGTAAAAACGGTTGTGCTTGTTTGGTGATTTTCCTTCGAATTTATACGGGCTTTTCTTCCCAACGGTTTCACGATAGACAACAATAGGTTCGGAGCAGATAATGTCGAGTTTATGATCATTTCGTATTCGATACTCAGTGATTTCAAGGTGAAGCTCACCCATACCTGACATGAGGTTTTCACCGGTTTCTTGATTGATTTGAACTTGGATGCTCGGATCTGCCTTTGAGACCGATTTTAAAACCTCGACAAGCCGAGGGAGATCTTTGGTGTTTTTTGCCTCGACAGCAACTGTAACAACCGGTTCTGACACGTGGACGATCCGTTCAAACGGCTCAGCATCAGGATTATCGGTTATGGTGCTTCCGGCGATTGCATCTTTTATACCGGTTACAGCAACAATATTTCCCGCACTAACAAATTCAACAGGGATACGATCCGCGCCAACCATCAAGTTGACTTGCTGGACACGGTTTTTATTCGGCATACCTGCAACAACTACTTCTTGACCTCGGGTGATTTTTCCGCTAAACATACGTCCAACAGCTACTTCACCTGCATGAGGGTCAAGAATAATTTTTGTGATCATGAGCGCAAGAGGACCATTTGGATCACACGTCAGCATACTTTTTCCAAGAGGACTTTCAAGATCTCCACGCCAGATATGAGGTATTCGATATTGTTGTGCAACTTTGGGTGAGGGAAGATGACGGATAACCATGTCGAGAACAACTTCATGGATTGGGGCTTTCTTTGCAAGTGTTTTCTGATCATTGTTTTTACAGTATTCATAGATATCTTTGAAACTCATCCCTGTTTTTTTCATAAATGGAACTGATATTGCCCAGTTATGAAATGCTGATCCGAAGGCAACACTGCCATCTTCTACTTTAACATTCCATTTCCCTTTGAACTCTTCAGGAACCATTTTGTTGAGAAGTTCATTGAACTTTGTAATAATCCTAATGAATCGTTGTTGCATTTCCTCAGGAGTTACTCGGAGTTCGTTAATCAGGCGGTCAACTTTATTGATAAAGAGTACAGGCCGTACCTTTTCTCGAAGTGCCTGTCGTATCACTGTTTCTGTTTGCGGCATTGCTCCTTCTACTGCGCACACAAGAACAATACAACCGTCAATTGCTCTCATTGCTCGAGTGACGTCACCACCGAAATCGACATGACCTGGTGTATCGATAAGGTTAACGAGGTATTGGTTGTTTTCAAAAGTGTGAACCATGGATGCTGAAGCTGCATTGATTGTAATACCACGTGCTTGTTCCTGTTCATCAAAATCAAGGACAAGCTGTTTTCCTGCGAGATCCTCACTCATCATCCCACAGCCTGCTAGAAGGTTATCTGAAAACGTAGTTTTTCCATGATCGATATGCGCTGCTGTTCCAATATTTCTAATAAAATCAAGCTTATTCATAAGGCTTGTCGCTTTTTGGATGTTATCTTCTTTTCGACCCATAGATGATTACCTCGAAAATATTCTCATATTCTCCTTGAGTTAATTTTAAGAGACAAGTATTATCGAGCTGATTTTGCAACTCGTTCAACATCGTTTTTCTTTGCAATGGCAAAGGATGCCGGATCATTTTTACTTGCTTTGATGATTTCATCTGCAAGACATTCTTGCATCGGCTTTGCACTTTTATGACTTGAATTCATAGCACCAAGACAGATATTCCTCAACGCAATGTCAAGACGTCGTTGTGGTGCAACATCAACTGCTTTTGGAACCATGATGCCGCCGTAGCGAAGACGTGTTGTTTCTTCTTTTGGTGCTGCGTTTTGTAATGCATCAACAAGGATTTGCATCGGGTTTGTTTTTGTTTTCCGGTCGATAATGTCAAAAGCATCTCGAACAACTTTGTAGGCTTTGGTTTTTTTTCCAGTATACACTTCGGTTTTCATAAGTATATTCATAAGTCGTTCGATAATGCTGATTTTTGATTTTCCAAACCATTTATTCGCATGAGGTGCACCAAGGAAGAAATCCTTATTTTCTAGGTTGATGTATCGTTCAAGGCCCTTATCTTCAATATGAACCGTACTCATGTCGTATTTTTCCAGGCTTGGAAAGAATCCAGAACTGATCATTTTTGTTTCTTTTTTATCAGTCATAGTTATCGTCTCATTGGTTTTTCAATTTTCTTTTTAACAAGCATATCAAGTGACACATCGTTAACTTTAATAACCTTGTAGCGAACACCAGGGATATCACCATAACTTCGTCCCATTCTTCCACCAATTCCTTCAACAACTACCTCATCGTGTTCATCGATGAAACCTATTGCATTGTTTCCTGGAGCAAATGCAGTTATCTGTCTGCCGTTTTTGATCAGTTGTATCTTGACGCATTTTCTAATGGCTGAGTTAGGTTGTTTTGCCTCGACACCGACTTTTTCAATGACAATGCCTTTCGCCTGAGGGACACCTCCAAGAGGATCTGATTTTTCTTTAAGGTGAAGCACTCGGCGTTTATAGTATCGATCGCTCCAACGTTGTTTTTTCTTTGTTTTTTTTATTTTTCTTGCTGCGTTTAATCCTCTGCCCATTCATTCACCTATTCAGATGGAAGTGAGCCAGTATATAGCTTTTAATATTTAAACCCATCCTATACTTTCCTCGAGAAAAACAAACATAT encodes:
- a CDS encoding minichromosome maintenance protein MCM is translated as MVRLLKDENLVASWKNFLEEKYRSEIETVALEYPEKRSVFVDYWDVDQFDSKLSELLVKQPYKALFNAEAALNSIDVAVEHKVNLHLRIKNLSEEHKIAIRKIRAMHLGKLVAVEGLVKKRTEVRPKLQVAAFQCQKCGAVLKIEQDEDILKEPAECYEDQGGCGRVSSFKLSTNLSTFIDSQKIEIQENPEGLRGGAQPERISCFLEDDLVGEIAPGDRIIVNGILHSLQRRVGALRLTSFDKTMEAISIESQEQAFEEVEVTEEDEKLILKTSKDPEIYEKMKQSIAPTIYGLETEKDALVLQLFGGLSKEMPDGTHIRGDIHMLLVGDPGTAKSQMLTYMSKIAPRSVYASGKASSAAGLTAAAVRDEFGEGQWTLEAGALVLADMGIACVDEIDKMDETDRSALYQAMEQQEISVAKAGINATLKSRCSLLAAANPKLGRFDDFSPIHEQINMPPALLSRFDLIFSILDKPNRKQDTELASHILRSHKAGEIRENILKAKKSKFTKATENEMMKIVMPVFEPEFLRKYVAYAKRNVFPVMSDEAMEILQNYYVDFRSSSEGSVPFTPRQLEAFVRLSEASARIRLSQEVTVEDAKRALSIIDQYLRRVGMDRETGKFDIDIIATGISHSQQERMRSLIDIIKRLSMESPEQSAAKSDIITEAELHGLESRKVEEALDRLKRNGQIYEPKQGRYRIAE
- a CDS encoding elongation factor EF-2; amino-acid sequence: MGRKEDNIQKATSLMNKLDFIRNIGTAAHIDHGKTTFSDNLLAGCGMMSEDLAGKQLVLDFDEQEQARGITINAASASMVHTFENNQYLVNLIDTPGHVDFGGDVTRAMRAIDGCIVLVCAVEGAMPQTETVIRQALREKVRPVLFINKVDRLINELRVTPEEMQQRFIRIITKFNELLNKMVPEEFKGKWNVKVEDGSVAFGSAFHNWAISVPFMKKTGMSFKDIYEYCKNNDQKTLAKKAPIHEVVLDMVIRHLPSPKVAQQYRIPHIWRGDLESPLGKSMLTCDPNGPLALMITKIILDPHAGEVAVGRMFSGKITRGQEVVVAGMPNKNRVQQVNLMVGADRIPVEFVSAGNIVAVTGIKDAIAGSTITDNPDAEPFERIVHVSEPVVTVAVEAKNTKDLPRLVEVLKSVSKADPSIQVQINQETGENLMSGMGELHLEITEYRIRNDHKLDIICSEPIVVYRETVGKKSPYKFEGKSPNKHNRFYIEVEPLPEAVVKAIYNNEIPENVKKFKKEVAKQLQDLGLDKEVAKGVFGIKGLNIITDVTKGIQHLFETRELIKEAFDEVMKNGPTAAEPCQGLLVKLVDAKLHEDAIHRGPAQVIPAARNAIYGAITISDPILLEPIQKVFISTPQELMGDATRELNTRRAVVKDMTTEGDMVTIEAQAPVAEMFGFASAIRSATGGRVLWNTENKGFEPLPRNLQANIVKSIRERKGLKPEPYPPEYYMD
- a CDS encoding 30S ribosomal protein S7, which codes for MTDKKETKMISSGFFPSLEKYDMSTVHIEDKGLERYINLENKDFFLGAPHANKWFGKSKISIIERLMNILMKTEVYTGKKTKAYKVVRDAFDIIDRKTKTNPMQILVDALQNAAPKEETTRLRYGGIMVPKAVDVAPQRRLDIALRNICLGAMNSSHKSAKPMQECLADEIIKASKNDPASFAIAKKNDVERVAKSAR
- a CDS encoding 30S ribosomal protein S12: MGRGLNAARKIKKTKKKQRWSDRYYKRRVLHLKEKSDPLGGVPQAKGIVIEKVGVEAKQPNSAIRKCVKIQLIKNGRQITAFAPGNNAIGFIDEHDEVVVEGIGGRMGRSYGDIPGVRYKVIKVNDVSLDMLVKKKIEKPMRR